The Allocatelliglobosispora scoriae genome contains a region encoding:
- a CDS encoding type I polyketide synthase has protein sequence MTNPEPIAIIGMACRFAGGIDSPAQFWELLRSGRDTIGVLPDQRWDWYATQGREHAAAVRDVTRSGAFLDDVKGFDADFFDITPREAALMDPQQRIILELSWEALEHAGIPPRDLGGTDTGVFIGVGSDDYGRRLLEDLPSIEAWTGIGGAYCAVANRVSYALDLHGPSVAVDTACSSSLVSIHLAAQALRAGECPVALAGGILVMTAPGLSLVLDSAGATSPDGRSKSFDASADGYGRGEGGGVVVLKRLADARRDGDPVLAVLRGSAVHQDGRTNGIMAPNGEAQAHLMRRAYAAAGIDPATVGYVEAHGTGTRVGDPLEAGAMTAVFAPGRAADQPCLIGSVKPNIGHLEAGAGIAGVIKTVLALRHREIPPSLNFTTPNPAIPWDTAGLKVVTEVTPWPELSGTRRAGVSGYGYGGTIAHVILEQGDPIRVVADAEEPRSALYPLSGATPAAISDYAGSLADLLDADDSIRTSDVGHTLAHRRTHLAHRAAVFAADRDQLVAGLRELAASGGAAATGSVVPAGKGLVWLFSGHGSQWTGMARELLATDPVFAGVIDDLEPIFLGELGISPRTTIGDDAPQPVDVIQPMIFAVQVGLAAVWRSVGLRPDAVIGHSVGEIAAAVTGGILTLEQGARLVCRRSLLLREVAGRGAMAMVSLPPAEAEQRLGDRRDVVVAVAASTSSAVLSGDIEAIRTVSEKWAADGIGVRAVDSDVAFHSPQMDPLLDALATAVADLTPSAAAIPVYTSALPDPRSTAPRDGAYWATNLGGQVRFAQAITAAAEDGYRLFLEVSPHPVVEHSVNETLDELGIGGTYATHSLRRRKPERETLLGNLGLLHCHGATVDWSAIWPEGRLAELPRTAWQHKPHWADEPVGRSFLTEQHDVESNTLLGGRINVHGTTPAQAWLTYLDRDSRPYPGDHPVREVEIIPAAVLLNTFVSAAARATSWPDLTDVTLRVPVSVMTPRYLQVVLQDGTIRLSSRIADDEADDKGWVTNTLAAVEPHTGVESLRRMELGADEELPVDHVVSRLATLGVAAMGFPWTVERIQRGADTLLATVRADPHADGEPANWASILDAALSAASVVFPGPPILRMPAHIQRVTLSPVPPARARIGVRIAGDDTVDVEITDLSGAVVGVLSRLRYGVLDSDVGAVTSPRRLVHELVWRPADRVEAAPPAGIVLVGPDTGLLGRLAERLGGGGIAHRVVRDPAELQADELRSDHAIVVVPSLAGAADEAATAASWLLARTAQRLAGAGLANPARLWCVTQGVRESAEERSLGHAALWGLGRIVGGEHPEFWGGTVDIGESPLDVPALIGVLSSVRGEDVITVREGEPSVARLHHLTGDPVRPPMTCQPDGTYLITGGRGVLGFAVAHWLADRGARRIVLAGRRALPSRDVWDEVTDPGELAQISSIRSLERLGVTVVTVAVDIADAAEAKRVLSAAALGLPPIRGVVHAAGVLDNRTLQTLDEESLRTVLRPKVTGALVLHRLFPPGSLDFLVLFSSSGQLLGLPGQASYAAGNAFLDALAAHRRAAGDTGTTSFGWTSWRGLGMSTSSAVIDAELAARGTADISLTEAFGAWELAERHDLSYAAVLRVLPLEPGDRRPPLLSEVPADAPTGAVVTESASSPWLGLDPHEQHAYLAGEISSQVAAETRLAAAEVDPRRPLVEMGIDSVMTVRIRLGLERRFRLRLPATLFWDRPTIEAIASLLAERLALSAEADLAGQGASR, from the coding sequence ATGACCAACCCCGAACCCATCGCCATCATCGGGATGGCCTGCCGCTTCGCCGGCGGCATCGACTCTCCGGCACAGTTCTGGGAGTTGCTGCGGTCCGGCCGCGACACCATCGGCGTCCTGCCCGACCAGCGCTGGGACTGGTACGCCACCCAGGGCCGCGAGCACGCAGCCGCCGTCCGCGACGTGACCAGGAGCGGTGCCTTCCTCGACGACGTCAAGGGCTTCGACGCGGACTTCTTCGACATCACCCCGCGCGAGGCGGCCCTGATGGACCCCCAGCAGCGGATCATCCTCGAACTCTCCTGGGAGGCGTTGGAGCACGCCGGCATCCCGCCCCGCGATCTCGGCGGGACCGATACCGGCGTCTTCATCGGGGTTGGCTCGGACGACTACGGACGGCGGCTCCTGGAAGACCTGCCGTCCATCGAGGCGTGGACGGGGATCGGCGGCGCCTACTGTGCCGTCGCCAACCGCGTCTCCTACGCGCTGGACCTGCACGGGCCGAGCGTCGCGGTCGACACCGCCTGCTCGTCGTCGCTCGTCTCGATTCACCTTGCGGCACAGGCGCTGCGGGCCGGCGAGTGCCCGGTGGCGCTCGCCGGCGGCATCCTGGTGATGACCGCACCGGGACTCTCGCTCGTGCTCGACTCGGCGGGGGCCACCTCGCCCGACGGGCGCAGCAAGTCCTTCGACGCGAGCGCCGACGGCTACGGCCGGGGCGAGGGCGGCGGCGTGGTCGTGCTCAAGCGGCTCGCCGACGCCCGCCGCGACGGGGACCCCGTTCTCGCGGTGCTGCGGGGCAGCGCGGTGCACCAGGACGGGCGTACCAACGGGATCATGGCGCCCAACGGCGAGGCGCAAGCGCACCTGATGCGCCGGGCCTACGCCGCGGCCGGGATCGACCCGGCCACGGTCGGCTACGTCGAGGCGCACGGCACCGGCACCCGCGTCGGGGACCCGCTGGAGGCGGGGGCGATGACCGCGGTCTTCGCCCCCGGCCGGGCCGCCGACCAGCCGTGCCTCATCGGCTCGGTCAAGCCCAACATCGGTCACCTGGAAGCGGGTGCGGGCATCGCCGGTGTCATCAAGACGGTGCTCGCGCTGCGGCACCGGGAGATCCCGCCCAGCCTCAACTTCACCACCCCCAACCCGGCGATCCCGTGGGACACCGCCGGGTTGAAGGTCGTCACCGAGGTCACCCCGTGGCCGGAGCTCTCCGGCACCCGGCGGGCCGGTGTCTCCGGCTACGGCTACGGCGGCACCATCGCGCACGTCATCCTGGAGCAGGGCGACCCGATCCGGGTGGTCGCCGACGCGGAGGAGCCCCGATCGGCGCTCTACCCGCTCTCCGGTGCCACGCCCGCCGCGATCTCCGATTACGCGGGGAGCCTGGCGGATCTGCTCGACGCCGACGACAGCATCCGCACCTCGGACGTGGGGCACACGCTGGCGCACCGGCGTACCCACCTGGCTCATCGGGCCGCCGTCTTCGCCGCGGACCGCGACCAGCTCGTCGCGGGCCTGCGGGAGCTGGCCGCGAGCGGCGGTGCCGCGGCGACCGGCAGCGTCGTCCCGGCCGGGAAAGGGCTGGTCTGGCTCTTCTCCGGACATGGATCACAGTGGACGGGGATGGCCCGCGAGCTGCTCGCGACCGACCCGGTCTTCGCCGGGGTGATCGACGATCTGGAACCGATCTTCCTCGGGGAGCTCGGCATCTCGCCCCGGACGACGATCGGTGACGACGCGCCGCAGCCGGTCGACGTCATCCAGCCGATGATCTTCGCGGTGCAGGTGGGGCTCGCCGCCGTCTGGCGCTCCGTCGGCCTGCGGCCCGACGCGGTGATCGGCCACTCCGTTGGCGAGATCGCGGCGGCCGTCACCGGCGGCATCCTCACCCTGGAGCAGGGTGCCCGGCTCGTCTGCCGCCGGTCGCTGCTGCTGCGCGAGGTCGCCGGTCGGGGCGCCATGGCGATGGTCAGCCTGCCTCCGGCCGAGGCCGAGCAGCGCCTCGGCGACCGGCGGGACGTGGTCGTGGCGGTCGCCGCGTCGACCAGCTCCGCGGTGCTCTCCGGCGACATCGAGGCGATCCGCACGGTGAGCGAGAAGTGGGCGGCCGACGGCATCGGCGTCCGCGCGGTCGACTCGGACGTCGCCTTCCACAGCCCGCAGATGGACCCGCTCCTCGATGCTCTCGCCACCGCCGTGGCGGACCTGACACCGAGCGCCGCGGCCATCCCCGTCTACACCAGCGCGCTCCCGGATCCCCGGTCCACGGCACCGCGCGACGGCGCCTACTGGGCCACCAACCTCGGCGGGCAGGTGCGCTTCGCGCAGGCGATCACCGCCGCGGCCGAGGACGGTTACCGGCTCTTCCTGGAGGTCTCGCCGCACCCCGTCGTGGAGCACTCGGTCAACGAGACTCTCGACGAGCTCGGCATCGGCGGCACTTACGCCACGCACTCGCTGCGGCGCCGCAAGCCCGAGCGGGAGACCCTGCTCGGCAACCTCGGCCTGCTGCACTGCCACGGCGCGACGGTCGACTGGTCGGCGATCTGGCCCGAGGGCCGACTCGCCGAGCTGCCGAGGACGGCGTGGCAGCACAAGCCGCACTGGGCCGACGAGCCGGTGGGACGCTCCTTCCTCACCGAGCAGCACGATGTCGAGAGCAACACCCTGCTCGGCGGTCGGATCAACGTCCACGGCACCACCCCGGCACAGGCCTGGCTCACCTATCTGGACCGGGATTCCCGGCCCTACCCGGGCGACCACCCGGTCCGCGAGGTGGAGATCATCCCGGCGGCGGTGCTGCTCAACACCTTCGTCTCGGCCGCCGCTCGGGCCACGTCCTGGCCCGACCTGACCGATGTCACGCTGCGGGTGCCGGTCAGCGTCATGACCCCTCGATATCTGCAGGTCGTGCTCCAGGACGGCACGATCCGGCTCTCCTCCCGGATCGCCGACGACGAGGCCGACGACAAGGGCTGGGTCACCAACACCCTCGCCGCCGTCGAGCCGCACACCGGGGTGGAGTCGCTGCGGCGCATGGAGCTCGGCGCCGACGAGGAGCTCCCCGTGGACCACGTCGTGTCCCGGCTCGCCACCCTCGGCGTCGCCGCGATGGGGTTCCCCTGGACGGTGGAGCGCATCCAGCGCGGTGCGGACACACTGCTCGCGACGGTCCGCGCCGACCCGCACGCCGACGGCGAGCCCGCCAACTGGGCCTCGATCCTCGATGCCGCGCTCTCCGCGGCGTCGGTCGTCTTCCCCGGTCCGCCGATCCTGCGGATGCCCGCGCACATCCAGCGCGTCACGCTGTCGCCGGTGCCACCGGCGAGGGCCCGGATCGGCGTACGCATCGCGGGCGACGACACCGTCGACGTCGAGATCACGGACCTCTCCGGCGCTGTCGTGGGTGTGCTGTCGCGGCTTCGGTACGGCGTGCTCGACAGCGATGTCGGTGCGGTCACCAGCCCGCGCCGACTCGTCCACGAGCTCGTCTGGCGCCCCGCCGATCGGGTCGAGGCGGCACCGCCCGCGGGCATCGTGCTCGTCGGCCCGGACACCGGGCTCCTCGGCAGGCTCGCCGAACGGCTCGGCGGCGGCGGGATCGCCCATCGTGTCGTCAGGGACCCGGCCGAGCTGCAGGCGGACGAGCTCCGCAGCGACCACGCGATCGTGGTGGTGCCGAGCCTCGCCGGTGCCGCCGACGAGGCCGCCACCGCGGCGTCCTGGCTGCTGGCCCGGACCGCGCAGCGGCTCGCCGGTGCCGGGCTCGCCAACCCGGCCCGGCTCTGGTGCGTCACCCAGGGGGTGCGGGAGAGCGCCGAGGAGCGCTCGCTCGGCCACGCGGCGCTCTGGGGACTGGGCCGGATCGTCGGCGGTGAGCACCCCGAGTTCTGGGGCGGCACCGTCGACATCGGAGAGTCTCCGCTCGACGTGCCGGCGCTCATCGGGGTGCTGAGCTCCGTACGCGGCGAGGATGTCATCACCGTCCGCGAGGGCGAGCCGAGCGTGGCCCGCCTGCACCACCTCACCGGCGATCCGGTCCGGCCGCCGATGACCTGCCAGCCCGACGGCACCTATCTGATCACCGGCGGGCGGGGCGTCCTCGGTTTCGCGGTGGCGCACTGGCTGGCGGACCGGGGGGCGCGGCGGATCGTGCTCGCCGGGCGCCGGGCGCTGCCGTCCCGCGATGTCTGGGACGAGGTCACCGACCCCGGTGAGCTGGCCCAGATCTCCTCGATCCGCTCGCTGGAGCGGCTCGGCGTCACGGTCGTGACCGTCGCGGTGGACATCGCCGACGCGGCCGAGGCGAAACGGGTGCTCTCCGCCGCCGCGCTGGGACTGCCACCGATCCGGGGTGTCGTGCACGCCGCCGGCGTCCTTGACAACCGTACGCTGCAGACGCTCGACGAGGAGTCGCTGCGGACGGTGTTGCGGCCCAAGGTGACCGGCGCGCTCGTGCTGCACCGGCTCTTCCCGCCCGGCAGCCTCGACTTCCTGGTGCTCTTCTCCTCCAGCGGCCAGCTCCTGGGCCTGCCGGGCCAGGCGAGCTACGCGGCCGGGAACGCCTTCCTCGACGCGCTCGCCGCACATCGGCGGGCGGCCGGGGACACCGGCACGACGAGCTTCGGCTGGACATCGTGGCGCGGGCTGGGCATGTCCACCTCGTCGGCGGTGATCGACGCGGAGCTGGCGGCACGGGGCACCGCCGACATCAGCCTCACCGAGGCGTTCGGCGCCTGGGAGCTGGCCGAGCGCCACGACCTGAGCTACGCCGCGGTGCTGCGGGTCCTCCCGCTGGAGCCCGGCGACCGGCGCCCGCCACTGCTCAGCGAGGTGCCGGCGGATGCACCCACCGGTGCTGTCGTGACCGAATCGGCGTCCTCGCCGTGGCTCGGGCTGGACCCGCACGAGCAGCACGCCTACCTCGCCGGGGAGATCAGCAGCCAGGTCGCGGCCGAGACGAGGCTCGCCGCGGCCGAGGTCGACCCGCGACGGCCCCTGGTCGAGATGGGGATCGACTCGGTCATGACGGTCCGGATCCGGCTCGGGCTGGAGCGGCGCTTCCGGCTGCGGCTGCCCGCGACGCTCTTCTGGGACCGGCCCACGATCGAGGCGATCGCGTCACTCCTCGCGGAGCGGCTCGCCCTCAGCGCGGAGGCCGATCTCGCCGGGCAGGGAGCTTCCCGATGA
- a CDS encoding (2,3-dihydroxybenzoyl)adenylate synthase produces MIIDGVVPWPEEVADGYRKAGCWQGKPLGSLLWEWAQRWGDRVAVVDGEHRLTYLDLALRADSLAERFAARGLGHGDTVLVQLPNCWEFVAVTMACFRIGVVPVMMLPPHREYELGSIGTHVRAKAIIVPDTWKGYDHQDLAHRVAATLPDPALVLVVGDEVHGESIDVRGLIDHDGDPGPRRRLLDEWAPAGSDVALFLLSGGTTGVPKVISRTHDDYAYNIRRVVRACDFDLDTVYLAVLPAGHNFPLANPGILGALHAGGRAVLLPSPRPEPVFAAIEAERVTATSAVPAVAITWAEAAANSTRDLSSLQYVHIGGSTLAPETAARIGPALNCKIQQVYGMAEGLICYTRTDAPDEIAHSTQGTPISPLDELLVVGPDGLAVAPGEIGELLTRGPYTPRGYVGVPAQNSVSFTPDGWFRTGDLVRITAEGNVVVSGRVKDLINRGGEKISAGEIETLVQELPEVAEVAAVPLPDPIVGERVCVFVSLHPGRELTLAGVAAALTDRGVAAFKIPERLEVLPDLPHTPIGKPDKKVLSLLLTGGEGPAAAPGSP; encoded by the coding sequence ATGATCATCGACGGCGTGGTGCCCTGGCCGGAGGAGGTCGCCGACGGATACCGGAAGGCGGGCTGCTGGCAGGGCAAGCCGCTCGGCTCGCTCCTGTGGGAGTGGGCGCAGCGGTGGGGGGACCGGGTCGCCGTCGTCGACGGCGAGCACCGGCTCACCTACCTCGACCTGGCGCTGCGCGCCGACAGCCTCGCCGAGCGGTTCGCCGCTCGGGGGCTCGGCCACGGTGACACGGTCCTCGTGCAGCTCCCCAACTGCTGGGAGTTCGTCGCCGTCACGATGGCGTGCTTCCGCATCGGCGTCGTGCCGGTGATGATGCTGCCGCCGCACCGGGAGTACGAGCTGGGCTCCATCGGGACCCATGTCCGGGCGAAGGCGATCATCGTGCCCGACACCTGGAAGGGCTACGACCACCAGGACCTGGCGCACCGGGTCGCGGCGACGCTGCCCGACCCGGCCCTGGTGCTCGTGGTCGGCGACGAGGTGCACGGCGAGAGCATCGACGTGCGGGGGCTCATCGACCACGACGGCGACCCCGGTCCGCGGCGGCGGCTGCTCGACGAGTGGGCACCGGCCGGGTCGGATGTCGCGCTCTTCCTCCTGTCCGGGGGGACCACCGGCGTACCGAAGGTGATCAGCCGGACGCACGACGACTACGCGTACAACATCCGGCGGGTCGTGCGGGCGTGCGACTTCGACCTGGACACGGTCTACCTCGCCGTGCTCCCGGCCGGGCACAACTTCCCGCTCGCCAACCCCGGCATCCTCGGCGCGCTGCACGCCGGGGGCCGGGCGGTCCTGCTCCCCTCGCCCCGGCCGGAGCCCGTCTTCGCCGCGATCGAGGCTGAGCGGGTCACCGCCACGTCGGCGGTCCCGGCCGTGGCGATCACCTGGGCCGAGGCCGCCGCGAACAGCACGCGCGACCTGAGCAGCCTGCAATATGTCCACATCGGAGGATCAACGCTCGCGCCCGAGACCGCCGCGCGCATCGGTCCGGCCCTCAACTGCAAGATCCAGCAGGTGTACGGGATGGCTGAGGGCCTGATCTGCTACACCCGGACCGACGCGCCGGACGAGATCGCCCACTCGACCCAGGGCACCCCGATCAGCCCCCTCGACGAGCTGCTCGTCGTCGGGCCGGACGGCCTGGCGGTGGCCCCCGGCGAGATCGGGGAGCTGCTCACCCGGGGCCCCTACACGCCGCGCGGATATGTCGGCGTTCCGGCCCAGAACAGCGTCTCCTTCACTCCCGACGGCTGGTTCCGCACCGGTGACCTGGTGCGGATCACCGCCGAGGGCAACGTCGTCGTCAGCGGCCGGGTGAAGGACCTGATCAACCGAGGTGGCGAGAAGATCTCGGCCGGCGAGATCGAGACCCTGGTCCAGGAGCTGCCCGAGGTGGCGGAGGTGGCCGCGGTGCCGCTGCCCGATCCGATCGTCGGCGAGCGGGTCTGCGTCTTCGTCAGCCTGCACCCCGGCCGAGAGCTGACGCTGGCCGGAGTCGCCGCCGCCCTCACCGACCGGGGCGTGGCGGCATTCAAGATCCCGGAACGCCTGGAGGTACTGCCCGACCTCCCGCACACCCCCATCGGCAAGCCCGACAAGAAGGTGCTGAGCCTGCTGCTGACCGGAGGTGAGGGTCCGGCGGCAGCCCCCGGGTCGCCCTAA
- a CDS encoding alpha/beta hydrolase has translation MHRINTDMLDVPGASLYFEVRGSGPTFLIIPTGNGDAAPFGPVANALADSYTVVTYDRRGFSRSPQHEPFVDADRVAMDADDAVRLLDHVGAATAHAFGSSSGAIVALAMLERAPQRLRTLIAHEPPLASILPDAQEWLRFYEDLYIVYRAAGIEAGRQMFRNKMGMGTPTKAPENTAQSPHQLAEMLERIRGNQPFWFEHEIRTYPAYLPDRERLCAAAEKLVLAGGTTSRGDFPYWPNQVLAEWVGTEILDFPGGHVGYVTHPEEFISLLTKVLTARG, from the coding sequence ATGCACAGAATCAACACCGACATGCTCGATGTCCCGGGCGCCAGCCTCTATTTCGAGGTACGCGGGTCCGGCCCCACGTTTCTGATCATCCCCACCGGTAACGGGGACGCGGCGCCCTTCGGGCCGGTGGCGAACGCGCTCGCCGATTCTTACACCGTGGTCACCTATGACCGGCGCGGCTTCTCCCGCAGCCCGCAGCACGAGCCGTTCGTGGACGCCGACCGCGTCGCGATGGACGCCGACGACGCCGTCCGGCTCCTCGACCACGTGGGCGCGGCGACGGCGCACGCCTTCGGCAGCAGCTCCGGGGCGATCGTCGCGCTGGCGATGCTGGAACGGGCGCCGCAGCGGCTGCGTACGCTCATCGCGCACGAGCCGCCGCTCGCCTCGATCCTGCCCGACGCGCAGGAGTGGCTGCGCTTCTACGAGGACCTCTACATCGTCTACCGGGCCGCCGGGATCGAGGCGGGGCGGCAGATGTTCCGCAACAAGATGGGGATGGGCACCCCGACGAAGGCGCCGGAGAACACCGCGCAGTCGCCGCACCAGCTCGCCGAGATGCTGGAGCGGATCCGTGGCAACCAGCCGTTCTGGTTCGAGCACGAGATCCGGACCTACCCCGCCTACCTGCCCGACCGGGAACGGTTGTGCGCGGCGGCGGAGAAGCTCGTCCTCGCCGGTGGCACCACCTCGCGCGGCGACTTCCCGTACTGGCCCAACCAGGTCCTGGCCGAGTGGGTGGGCACCGAGATCCTGGACTTCCCCGGCGGCCACGTAGGTTACGTCACCCACCCCGAGGAGTTCATAAGTCTCCTGACGAAAGTCCTCACCGCCCGCGGTTAG
- a CDS encoding class I SAM-dependent methyltransferase — MFRCRVCGGKVQEFVDLGRQPTANGFLLPEEVDREFFFRLAVGVCELCTMVQLLEEVPQDLRYHGSYRYHASGSASHREHFAANARRFMATELTGADPFIVEIGCNDGVMLSTIAAAGVRHLGVEPSANVAELARAKGVTVLSEFFDQATATAIRAEHGPADVIFGANTICHIAHIGSVFQGIDALLGPNGVFIFEEPYLGTIVEGNAFDQIYDEHVFYFSVTSVQAMAEHFGFDLVNAEHIAMHGGEIRYTLARKGARKPAAAVNELLADELTRNLSEPETFAQFGRNVERIRHDLLAVLNKIKSDGKTVVGYGAPGKSSTVTNYCGIGTDLVPFVCDSTPAKQGHLVPGSHLPVRPPTAFADPYPDYALLFAWNHAEEIMAKEQAFRDAGGEWILFVPEVRVL, encoded by the coding sequence ATGTTCAGATGTCGGGTTTGTGGCGGCAAGGTGCAGGAATTCGTCGACCTGGGGCGCCAACCCACGGCGAATGGATTCCTCCTGCCGGAGGAGGTCGACCGGGAGTTCTTCTTCCGGCTCGCGGTGGGCGTGTGCGAGCTCTGCACGATGGTGCAGCTCCTGGAGGAGGTGCCGCAGGACCTCCGCTACCACGGGAGTTACCGCTACCACGCGTCCGGCTCGGCGAGCCACCGCGAGCACTTCGCGGCGAACGCGCGGCGCTTCATGGCGACCGAGCTCACCGGTGCGGACCCCTTCATCGTGGAGATCGGCTGCAACGACGGCGTGATGCTCTCCACGATCGCCGCGGCGGGCGTCCGCCACCTCGGTGTCGAACCGTCGGCCAACGTGGCGGAGCTGGCCCGCGCCAAGGGCGTGACGGTGCTGAGCGAGTTCTTCGACCAGGCGACCGCGACCGCGATCCGGGCCGAGCACGGCCCCGCCGATGTCATCTTCGGTGCCAACACGATCTGCCACATCGCCCACATCGGCTCGGTCTTCCAGGGCATCGACGCGCTGCTCGGCCCGAACGGCGTCTTCATTTTCGAGGAGCCCTACCTCGGCACGATCGTCGAGGGCAACGCCTTCGACCAGATCTATGACGAGCACGTCTTCTACTTCAGCGTCACCTCGGTGCAGGCGATGGCGGAGCACTTCGGCTTCGATCTGGTCAACGCCGAGCACATCGCGATGCACGGCGGCGAGATCCGCTACACGCTGGCCCGCAAGGGTGCCCGCAAGCCGGCCGCCGCCGTCAACGAGCTGCTCGCCGACGAGCTGACCCGCAACCTCTCGGAGCCCGAGACCTTCGCCCAGTTCGGCCGCAACGTCGAGCGCATCCGGCACGACCTGCTCGCGGTCCTCAACAAGATCAAGAGCGATGGCAAAACCGTCGTCGGGTACGGCGCACCGGGCAAGAGCTCGACCGTGACGAATTACTGCGGGATCGGCACCGACCTGGTGCCCTTCGTCTGCGATTCCACCCCGGCGAAGCAGGGACACCTGGTGCCCGGCTCGCACCTGCCGGTCCGCCCGCCGACCGCCTTCGCCGACCCCTACCCCGACTACGCCCTGCTCTTCGCGTGGAACCACGCCGAGGAGATCATGGCGAAGGAGCAGGCGTTCCGCGACGCGGGCGGCGAGTGGATCCTCTTCGTCCCCGAGGTCCGCGTCCTCTGA
- a CDS encoding toll/interleukin-1 receptor domain-containing protein, which yields MAGHVFISYSRRDGTYVRRLVDHLRSAGVEVWLDGDGIDYGDRWATVISERVDTSAVFVPVMSPASEGSEWVERELVRAQDGGRPIMPILLSGRPFFRLNATQFEDVTGDRMPQDRFVAKLRTLAPAADSAPQVPARPAPAVTPRRSRPSTPTTTAAPTAGRLGARLVCGLALALNLAAAIGLGVGHIPVGLSTAWLGAVLLGGTILALTGLRHFDHVFPGVWAVALGLVILLVTIVPPAPWPAPTSTGDIIARVIGGLVALLGLVSVWAEGLPLWVVFDGDDLIGLCLGGISVAAAVAVFMPRGTTEATVLVLFGMVLTVNLRATGRTRLLVGSAALVAAAGLLTDLLIGGWPGLSVLWPGIGTTLLATAAITRMITAPLGSGRSDPSQPSR from the coding sequence GTGGCCGGGCATGTCTTCATCAGCTACAGCCGGAGAGACGGCACCTACGTGCGTCGGCTCGTGGACCATCTGCGGTCCGCCGGGGTCGAGGTCTGGCTGGACGGCGACGGGATCGACTACGGCGATCGCTGGGCCACCGTCATCTCCGAGCGGGTCGACACCAGCGCGGTGTTCGTCCCGGTGATGAGCCCGGCGAGCGAGGGCTCCGAGTGGGTCGAGCGGGAGCTGGTCCGCGCTCAGGACGGCGGCCGTCCGATCATGCCGATCCTGCTGTCCGGCCGCCCGTTCTTCCGGCTCAACGCCACCCAGTTCGAAGACGTCACCGGCGACCGCATGCCGCAGGACCGGTTCGTCGCGAAGCTGCGAACGCTGGCTCCGGCGGCCGACAGCGCCCCGCAGGTGCCGGCTCGGCCGGCACCTGCGGTGACGCCGCGCCGGAGCCGGCCGAGCACCCCGACGACCACTGCCGCCCCGACCGCCGGCCGGCTCGGTGCTCGGCTGGTGTGCGGCCTCGCGCTGGCGCTGAATCTCGCCGCCGCGATCGGGCTCGGCGTCGGTCACATCCCGGTCGGCCTCAGCACGGCCTGGCTCGGTGCGGTGCTCCTCGGCGGCACGATTCTCGCGCTGACGGGCCTCCGGCATTTCGATCATGTATTTCCAGGTGTGTGGGCCGTGGCCCTCGGCCTCGTCATCCTGCTCGTGACCATCGTCCCGCCGGCGCCGTGGCCCGCGCCGACCAGCACCGGCGACATCATCGCGCGGGTCATCGGCGGGCTCGTGGCGCTGCTCGGCCTCGTCAGCGTGTGGGCGGAAGGCTTACCGCTGTGGGTGGTCTTCGACGGCGACGACCTCATCGGCCTGTGCCTCGGCGGCATCAGCGTGGCGGCCGCCGTCGCCGTGTTCATGCCGCGAGGCACCACCGAGGCGACGGTGCTCGTCCTGTTCGGCATGGTGCTGACGGTCAACCTGCGCGCCACCGGACGGACCCGGCTGCTGGTCGGATCTGCCGCACTCGTCGCAGCCGCAGGCCTGCTGACGGACCTGCTGATCGGCGGCTGGCCCGGACTCTCGGTACTGTGGCCCGGCATCGGCACCACCCTGCTGGCAACGGCTGCCATCACCCGGATGATCACCGCGCCGCTTGGAAGCGGAAGATCCGACCCTTCCCAGCCATCACGATAG
- a CDS encoding helix-turn-helix domain-containing protein, protein MSSYSRWSDIRAEHVERAGGEEAVKAGKEELLNEVTGRRLAELRRARGLTQQQVAERMGVTKGRVSQIEQGSISGQDVLARFAAALGGRLHQAIYFDNGDIAAVA, encoded by the coding sequence ATGAGCAGCTATAGCCGCTGGAGCGACATCCGGGCCGAACATGTCGAGCGTGCCGGTGGAGAGGAAGCCGTCAAAGCCGGCAAAGAGGAACTGCTGAACGAGGTCACCGGGCGCCGCCTGGCCGAGCTGCGCCGCGCTCGTGGGCTGACTCAGCAGCAGGTTGCTGAGCGCATGGGTGTCACGAAGGGCCGTGTCTCCCAGATCGAGCAAGGTTCGATCTCCGGCCAGGACGTCCTCGCACGCTTCGCCGCCGCGCTCGGCGGACGCCTCCATCAGGCCATCTACTTCGACAACGGTGACATCGCCGCCGTCGCCTGA